TTTGACTCACGTAATCCACTGCTCAAAGAATTCAAGTGTCAGACAATAAGCTTCATCCCCTTGCCATTTGAGTGACAGGTAGTAAGATACACACCGACAAATTACAAAGTTAAAGAAGGCTGGCCCTAACTTAGACCTAACCTGTTTTATCCAATAGGGTTTGAGAAAGGTTAATACCATAGCACACTGCACATACTGACAATTTGAAGGGCCCTTTTTGTCTCTCAAGCCATAAGAACGACTGTCTGGAACTAAAGTTTGAGAATGTCTATTTACATGAAGGGAGAATTTCTTAACTGGTGATTAATACACTTCACTTTCCTTCTTACTTTTCCATAGAAAGCCTGACATGATTCATATGGATATGTGATGTCAGATTTATGTCAAATCATAACATAGCATTTAGGATTTCTTTATAAGTAATGAAACAACTCACAGTCCTGAATACCTGTTCCTCTGATTGATTAAGGGCTCTTGCTTTTGACAATAGAGAGGCAACAGAGAAGGAACCAAGTGCTTCTACCGAGACCAAGAAACTGTCCGCACTAAAACACATGCTGATGTCTCAGGTTCCCCAagttacgtgtgtgtgtgagaatgtgtgtgtgtgtgtgtgcgtgggtgggtgagtgtgtgtgcacatgtgtgtatGCCCTCAGAGAGGGGGTATCCAATTATCAGGATAAAATTAGGCCTGTCGGGCCCTGCACTGCTGACGGGGCATGTGGAGCCTAAAAAAGATCCTAGCCATAGTAGTTTGAAGAGAGTAGCAAACAGCAAGACGAAGCTAGTGTCTGGTTTGCACAGGAATCAGATGCCGAAATGGCCACAAAAGGTAAGACAATAGAAATGTGTGACCTAGGCTCTATGTTTGGGCTATTTCCAGCTGGCTGTGGGACCAGTAATAGGGACTCTCCTGTGAAaccatgtctacctcaggggTTCTCCTTAAGGGGTGGGTAGAGATGGGATGGGACAGAAAGGTTCTTCTAGTCAGGTCTCTGATTATGAGAGACATGAAGAGCTAAAGTTGCTTGAAAAGAGggacagacaacaacaaaaacgaGTTGCTGACAGAATTGTGAAGAAACCTCTTTCTCCAACTCGGAACAGTATGACTTGTCAGAGATGTCTTCTGTCACGGCTATGTTGGTAAATCATTTTTGGGGAAAGCCACTGGGTGTTTAGGGTTAATGCCTGGGTTATAGGAGTGAACTTGGATCTATCCGTGAAAAATTCCTGCATGTTATTTTTAATGAGATAATTGCCCTCTAGATTTACACAGGTGGTAGTGAGCTCATTGGAAGGTtcagctgttgtaaaaagggctcttCAGCTTCACTGCAGAGCTGATGGGTATTTGCACACTGTTAATGAAGTGTGTTGGTTTGTCAgtcggtttgtgtgtgtcacctaACCACCCAAATGAGTGGTGTAGAGAATAGAACCATAAATACAGTACCTCGCTGTGTTATGTGCTGTGCTTGTCTAAGGACTGTGGCAGTATTCCTACCAAATGTTGTAACACCTGACTTTGCAGTTAATGCATGTATTTAAACAACTATGTATGAGGCAAGCTTTACAATTTCTCCTGCTCTATTTTCTTCCAGTCATGAAATTGCTCAAACTACTGCACATCGCTCATTTAGCTCAATCAGAGTACCAGTCCCAACATCCAAACTAATCAATCTGTACCACTCTTCTACCTTTTCCTTCTGTTCCCAGAAAACATCAGCCTGGATACAGACAATGACTCATCTCAACGACCTCTATCTCTTCTTTGTTTTCAAAGAGCACCAGCCCCTAACAATTGCGTTctatccctcctctcctccttccgtTCACAGAGAGCACCAACACCTGCACTGATTCATCACTAACACACTGCTGTCTCTTCCTTCTGCTCTCCCGTTGTCTTCCGTTGCTTACTAATAAACATGTATGAATACGAGTGTGGTTAAGGAATGACCTATAGCCatcctctccccgtctctctgtaGTAGTGGACCTGGTGTACTGGCGGGATGTGGGGAAGACAGGGCTGGTGTTCACCGGGCTGGTGATTGGCCTGGTCAGCCTGTTCCAGATCAGTGCCATCACTGTGCTCTCCAACCTATGTCTGGGCATCATGTGCCTCACCTTCCCCCTGCGCCTCTACTACAAACTCCTAGAGATGATACGGAAGAACCCCGAAGGAGTACACCCCTTCCAGTCAGTACAGTGTTTAACAGTGTGCCATGCTGTAGAATCAGTTAATTATTAAAGAGAAACATATTAGATCGTTCCAACCTGCAATTGCTGGAGTATTaatataaacaaacagccaCCTGTGTCTGCTGTTGGCAGAAAACTGTGTTCTGAAGCTAGGGTTTTATGTGTTGATGTGTATGTCTATATAAATGTCTGTGTCTGGTACCAGATCTTACATAGGGGATGACAAGTCTCTGACAGATGAGGAGACAGTgttggtggtggaggaggtggtgctGATGATTGCCTTTGCCATCACAGAAATCAAACGCCTGCTCTTCATTGGCAGCATCAAAGACTCCATCAAGGTCGGGCGCTTTTGTCACTGTTCCATGGAAAACTACAGAAAACTCAGGGCAAAACCGTAATGTACTGTACACGTGTCAGGATTAGAGAaggttaaagggatagttgtaccaaaattcatatttttcggAAATTCCACTTACCAACAGATGTTCCAGAAGGCCCATAgagtcattttttcaaacaatccattattcagttcTGTCCCAGTTTGTTATTAatgttattagcatcgtccaaattcatgaatggaaacggttcATACCTTTATAACTTTTTATTGCATTGTaagcagaaaactactccaaaacacttcaaactacattcagtaatctgtcgtGGTAGCATCagttttttaaactgtacactgacaaaacagctgGCGGAATTGGCTGGATTTAAACTGGCACTAGTGAACTATTTCCTATTGTCACTAAACACAGTTTCGATTCttcagcagtgatgtcatcgaggtgagcgtgaactttaaGATTTCCTTTGTTTGATGTCGACTTCAGCCTGCTTGTGAATCTCAAGTTAATTGAATTCTACCctctctgcaattgggacaatactTCTGCCTCTCCAGAGTAGTATTGTTGGAAAATCAATGAATTAAACCAACAAGACATACAATGTTTGTGGGAAAtattttaatacagaggattGTGACCCccgttcacttagaagaggattaaaggcgaatgcaattccatcaagttacccaggtCAACtcgtggagacaagacagattgcAAGTAATACAATTCTGATTGCTATgctataatacacaaagtacacattgcctctggatattctgggcaagggttggggattaatgTGTTCACCATCGCCGAGGTGACTGTCCAAGCTGAATATCAAAGATGAAATGGGTAAATTGTAACTTTCGTGTATTGTGTGTACACCAAGTCTTTCCGAACAAATGCATgtattgatacaattgtgaaaaaaaaacagaccgaTAAACACAGGAACTACCCATCTATTTGAAAATTAAAACTTTATTACGAGGAATACAACATCCTCATGTACGGCTTTGAAGTAAACAACCCCACTCGTCTTAATTtagagtgttttagagtagttttctgcttgtAATACAGCTTTGCAATAGCGGTATGTACGGTTTACCATTCATGAATTTTTACGATGTTAATACCGCTAATTACTAACTAAGAAAAAAGATGAATAATTGATTGTTATAAAAATTTACTCTGTGTCTGACGGACCAACTGGGAAGGAGACTGTCAcctaaatataatttttggATGAACTTTCCCTTTAAAACTACATAAACACCAGCACTAGAGTCAGACAAAATAACTAGTCTCCCTGATGGCTATCATCAGGTATTAGACCGATGTAATTTTAcatatagaaaaaaaacataaacccAAGGTAAAGTGTTGGCCCCATGTTTCATGAGCTAAATAAAAGATCACAGAAATCTTCCATACAAAAAGGATATTTCTCGTACATTTTGTGAACACGTGCTTGTTTACATTcctgttagtgagcatttccTTTGGCAAGACAatccatccacctgacaggtATGGCAGAAACTGAATAAACAGCATGATCATTCCACATGCTCCTTgtgctggggacaataaaaggactctctaaaatgtgtagttttgTCAAACAACATAATGCCACTGATGTCTCAAGTTTTGAAATGCAACATTGCTTTAAAGAATTCTGCACtacatccaactggcctcaGAACTGCAGGCCaggtgtaaccacaccagcctaAGAGCACCACATTTGGCTTCTTCCACGCCCAACGCCTCCTGTTTCAACATGATAACACACTGCCCCATGTCACGCGGATACGTACAGTACTGAATTCCTGAATTTCCTAGTTTTTCCCATGGCCGGCGAACTCTGCAAATGTCACACACTGAGAATATTTGTGACGATTTCGACCAACAGATGCGTGCATTCCTAGTCACgtgaaatccatagattaggGCCCGATACACGAATTACAGCATGTCTAAATGACGCCCTTGGTTCTGATGCCGATCCAAACAACTGTTCTTCTGTTTCCAGTTTCTCTTGCTGCTGTATGTGTTGAGCTATGTGGGCATCACTACCAACGGACTGACCCTGGTGATAGCTGGTAAGTCAAACTGAGTGTATCACACCACAACGTCCACCACAGCACTACCCTCATGACCATGACCACACTGTGACCACACTATACGAGGGCACGTCGCATTGCTCTCTGTCGTTCACACTCCCCATCACCTCgaaatctgtccataaaactaTGATGTATGTCAGTAATGATGTGAACAAAGTTTATTGATCCTATGTCCTTCCTCGTCTCTTTTGCAGGTGTCAtctgtgttttctctcttcctctgttctaCAAGAGAATGCAGGTGAGGCAGGGAGTTCCTGCTGTTCACACTCTACTTGTTGTAGATAATGAATCCCGGCTAACTTGGGCAGTTGCATACCGAAGCCGTGTATGGGCCCTTCACATGTTGTACTTGGGAAGCTGCTGTTCCAGTTATAGGATATTAGCGCAAAGTATTGTGGAGCTCCTGCACCTAAATATAAACAGTACTGGGGCACCAAATTATTACTGGGACTTATTTCAGTCCAAGTCAAGTACCGTCAAGTACCATAATTCACATTGCAACAGCGTATGAAGGACTGTGTCTAATCTACCGTTGTGTTTGGGTGACAGGGCCGGATAAAGAGGATTGGAAAAGTCTACAATGGCCTTgtgagaaaaatgaaaaacttgtAAGTGCCCgttgaaaaaaaaactagatAGAAAACTGTTCTCCTTTTGGTTGATCACTTAAACCTACAGATGGTTATATTTTCCCCTCTTGACTTCCTCTTTTAGAGCTCTTGCTTCTGTCTTTGCAGGTTTAAGAGATTGTACAGTCAGCTGAGACGACCCTCCCCGGGGGCTCCTCCGGCTCCAACATCaaccctgaaacacaaacagaagtCCAAGTGATGAGAAAGGGGATCaatgggagaggagggagtCACTCACACGTCTTATCAGGCTACCTAGGATTAGGGGCTGGGAACTCTGACAAGAGGGGTGGGGTGCTAGGCCCTCCTGGGTGTATAAGGGTCATTTTGAAGG
This genomic window from Esox lucius isolate fEsoLuc1 chromosome 7, fEsoLuc1.pri, whole genome shotgun sequence contains:
- the rtn2b gene encoding reticulon-2b codes for the protein MATKVVDLVYWRDVGKTGLVFTGLVIGLVSLFQISAITVLSNLCLGIMCLTFPLRLYYKLLEMIRKNPEGVHPFQSYIGDDKSLTDEETVLVVEEVVLMIAFAITEIKRLLFIGSIKDSIKFLLLLYVLSYVGITTNGLTLVIAGVICVFSLPLFYKRMQGRIKRIGKVYNGLVRKMKNLFKRLYSQLRRPSPGAPPAPTSTLKHKQKSK